In Desulfosediminicola ganghwensis, a single window of DNA contains:
- a CDS encoding NAD-dependent epimerase/dehydratase family protein encodes MRALVTGATGFTGGILAEKLYQQGHHVRVLVRDRNRISSPSAGKFEVIESELTQREQLERAVQDIEVVFHIAAIYRQAGVPDQEYWDVNVKASENLLQLAHLAGAKRFVHCSTVGVHGDIEEPPADETYRFSPGDIYQITKLAAEKKVLEYHRKTGFPVSVIRPGAIYGAGDMRLLKLFKLASKSITPVLGDGNVFYNMVYVEDLADIFILAGQKEEAVGEVFLGAGPENLRLNDILDKISFILSKPSRKVHLPVKPFQVAGTLCEKICIPLGIEPPIYRRRIDFFTKSRSFSIEKSRRLLGYNPQFDYTRGLARTAGWYREHNLL; translated from the coding sequence ATGAGAGCACTCGTAACAGGAGCGACGGGATTTACCGGAGGCATACTGGCCGAAAAACTCTACCAGCAAGGACACCATGTGCGCGTACTGGTCCGTGATCGCAATCGGATAAGCTCCCCCAGTGCAGGCAAATTTGAAGTTATTGAAAGCGAACTTACCCAGCGTGAACAGCTGGAGCGGGCAGTCCAGGATATCGAGGTCGTTTTTCATATTGCGGCCATCTATCGTCAGGCAGGAGTACCGGATCAGGAGTATTGGGATGTCAACGTTAAAGCCAGCGAGAACCTGCTGCAACTCGCTCACCTGGCTGGAGCGAAACGTTTTGTACACTGCTCCACCGTCGGCGTACATGGCGACATCGAAGAGCCGCCGGCTGATGAGACCTACCGCTTCTCACCCGGCGACATCTATCAGATTACCAAACTTGCCGCCGAGAAAAAGGTTCTCGAGTATCATCGTAAAACCGGCTTCCCCGTATCAGTAATCCGGCCGGGCGCAATTTACGGTGCAGGTGATATGCGGCTTCTGAAACTCTTCAAGCTCGCCTCGAAAAGCATCACACCAGTACTCGGAGATGGCAACGTCTTCTACAACATGGTCTATGTAGAAGATCTCGCTGATATTTTCATCCTGGCCGGACAAAAGGAAGAAGCTGTCGGCGAGGTTTTTCTCGGTGCAGGGCCTGAAAACCTGCGGCTCAACGATATTCTCGACAAGATCTCCTTCATTCTCAGCAAACCAAGCCGCAAGGTGCATCTGCCCGTCAAACCCTTCCAGGTCGCGGGAACCCTGTGTGAAAAAATATGTATACCGCTTGGGATAGAACCCCCGATTTATAGGCGCAGAATCGATTTTTTTACCAAATCACGCTCATTTTCCATCGAGAAATCACGGCGCCTGCTTGGTTATAACCCGCAATTCGATTACACACGGGGGCTCGCCCGAACTGCTGGGTGGTACCGTGAACACAACCTGCTGTAG
- a CDS encoding DsbA family protein gives MTGSVEQLKHEYQIEIRWRAFPLHPETPDEGILLEELFKTGSDQIDRMVTQLRLTANQLGLPFGNRTKTYNSRLAQELGLWAEKNGRGEEFHLAAFKAYFADGRNLAKQHVLLDLAKSCNLPIEEASEVLRTRSYATAVDEDWEASRQQQITAVPTFTFGSTLLVGAQAYSNLQGLMLQHGVLRR, from the coding sequence ATCACTGGAAGTGTTGAGCAACTGAAACATGAGTACCAGATCGAAATCCGCTGGCGCGCTTTTCCACTGCATCCCGAGACCCCTGATGAAGGTATACTGCTGGAAGAACTCTTTAAAACCGGAAGTGATCAGATTGATCGCATGGTTACCCAACTGAGACTCACAGCAAACCAGCTGGGGCTGCCTTTCGGCAACCGAACAAAAACCTACAACTCGAGGCTCGCCCAGGAACTTGGGCTATGGGCTGAGAAAAACGGGCGGGGCGAGGAGTTTCACCTCGCAGCCTTTAAGGCATATTTTGCAGATGGGCGCAACCTCGCCAAACAGCACGTTCTCCTGGACCTTGCCAAGTCATGTAATCTGCCCATCGAAGAGGCCAGTGAGGTACTGCGCACAAGAAGCTACGCAACCGCCGTTGATGAGGACTGGGAAGCCTCCCGCCAGCAGCAGATAACTGCGGTGCCTACGTTTACTTTCGGTAGCACCTTACTTGTCGGTGCCCAGGCCTATAGCAACTTGCAGGGACTCATGCTGCAGCACGGGGTGCTCCGCAGATAG
- a CDS encoding N-acyl-D-amino-acid deacylase family protein: MRIRFDNAVLYDGTGDKPGIVSVVIAGDSIEAICSGPDKPAADLIIDLEGKALCPGFIDTHSHSDLVILETPILDAKIRQGITTEILGQDGIAMAPLPAEHIAQWRKNLAGLAGTSDSISWDYRDTKGYLDLLEKSGSAQNLCYLVPHGNLRMEVLGLDQRPATDEELDAMRRVTQRELNNGAHGISTGLIYPPCTYADFRELVAICQVAADNSVPLVIHQRSEADAIIESMSEVLEIARVTGVHIHFSHFKICGTYNDAKLPGVIDLLDRASEEGLRVTFDQYPYTAGSTMLSAILPPWAHAGGTAQLLNRLADRECRKRMLDDIRTTPSSWDNFVAFAGVDGISITNVQTAQNTQFIGKSLLEIGEERGTDPVEAALDLILEEENGVSMVDFYGLEKHVRRFMLRPEMNLCTDGLMHGTPHPRTYGAFPRFLGKYARDEQLMPLEKAIRKMTLQAAESFNIAKRGKVAEGWFADLVVFDPAAISDLATYTNPCQHPAGIELVMINGTIAYTAEPYKTVLCGHNQDMQCGKVLRLNS, encoded by the coding sequence ATGCGGATACGATTCGACAACGCAGTACTTTATGATGGCACAGGCGACAAACCCGGAATCGTTTCCGTAGTTATTGCTGGTGACTCTATTGAGGCAATCTGCAGCGGCCCTGACAAGCCCGCTGCAGATCTGATTATTGACCTGGAGGGCAAGGCCCTCTGCCCTGGTTTTATAGATACACACAGTCACTCAGACCTGGTTATTCTCGAGACTCCGATACTGGACGCCAAGATACGGCAGGGAATCACCACCGAGATTTTAGGCCAGGATGGTATTGCCATGGCACCTCTGCCGGCTGAGCATATTGCCCAGTGGCGAAAAAACCTGGCTGGCCTCGCAGGAACCTCGGATTCAATTTCCTGGGATTATCGAGATACCAAGGGTTATCTCGACCTGCTCGAAAAGAGTGGCTCAGCCCAGAACCTCTGTTACCTGGTTCCCCACGGCAACCTCCGCATGGAGGTCCTGGGGCTCGATCAGCGCCCGGCCACCGATGAAGAACTCGATGCCATGCGCCGGGTAACTCAGCGGGAACTGAACAACGGTGCGCACGGCATAAGCACCGGTCTTATCTACCCCCCCTGCACGTACGCCGATTTCAGAGAGCTCGTTGCAATCTGCCAGGTCGCGGCCGACAATTCGGTCCCCCTGGTCATTCACCAGCGCAGTGAAGCCGATGCCATTATTGAGTCAATGAGTGAGGTGCTCGAAATAGCACGCGTAACCGGAGTACATATCCACTTCTCCCATTTCAAGATTTGCGGCACATACAACGACGCCAAGCTGCCCGGAGTTATCGACCTGCTCGACAGGGCAAGCGAAGAGGGACTCAGGGTAACATTTGATCAATACCCGTACACCGCCGGCTCCACAATGCTCAGCGCCATCCTGCCTCCGTGGGCCCATGCAGGCGGTACCGCCCAACTCCTCAACCGCCTTGCAGACAGAGAATGCCGGAAACGCATGCTGGATGATATCCGCACCACTCCAAGCTCCTGGGACAACTTTGTTGCCTTTGCCGGTGTTGACGGCATCTCGATCACCAACGTGCAGACTGCACAGAACACGCAGTTTATCGGCAAGTCACTGCTGGAAATTGGTGAAGAAAGAGGCACTGACCCGGTGGAGGCTGCATTGGATCTGATTCTGGAAGAGGAAAATGGGGTCAGCATGGTGGACTTTTACGGGCTTGAGAAACATGTACGACGCTTCATGCTGCGACCGGAGATGAATCTCTGCACAGATGGGCTGATGCACGGTACACCTCATCCGAGAACATATGGTGCGTTCCCTCGTTTTCTCGGCAAATATGCCCGGGATGAACAGCTCATGCCACTTGAAAAAGCCATCAGGAAGATGACACTGCAGGCAGCGGAATCGTTTAATATAGCCAAGAGAGGCAAGGTTGCAGAGGGCTGGTTCGCAGATCTCGTCGTTTTTGATCCCGCTGCTATTTCAGACCTGGCCACGTATACCAACCCGTGTCAGCACCCTGCCGGGATCGAGCTTGTCATGATAAACGGAACCATCGCCTACACAGCAGAGCCATACAAGACTGTCCTTTGCGGCCATAACCAGGATATGCAGTGTGGCAAAGTTCTGAGACTGAACAGCTGA
- a CDS encoding glycosyltransferase family 4 protein, whose product MKILVLAPHPFYQNRGTPIALRMLLECLAADGHELTALVYPEGEPVVIPGCRLLRVKKVAFTAGVRPGFSWKKLALDLAMMKMARRLLSSESFDLIHAGEEAVFMARRLQKKFKIPYVYDMDSSLPQQLCEKSSILTPLLPVFRTLERRAVANSTGVLPVCPYLEKLARSYSSGPIIQCLEDITLLPGELDNHRKKKTLLRLKQDNIVLMYVGNLEKYQGIDLLLEAFSLCYLENNRLKLVVIGGNKNDISHYKHKATLLGVDSGVIFTGPKPVEDLAYYLDQAHIVVSPRCKGYNTPMKIYSYLDSGKPVVATRLETHTQVLDDSISMLVAPTDTEMAAGIMRLVNDRELGSRLATRAKQRVSEEYTRTAFNRKLKSFYARIEHTITTA is encoded by the coding sequence ATGAAAATCCTGGTGCTCGCCCCCCATCCTTTTTACCAGAACAGGGGTACCCCCATTGCCCTGCGCATGCTCCTTGAATGCCTGGCGGCAGATGGCCATGAACTCACTGCACTGGTCTACCCGGAAGGAGAACCGGTAGTGATCCCCGGATGTCGATTGCTACGGGTAAAAAAAGTAGCCTTCACTGCCGGAGTACGCCCGGGTTTCTCCTGGAAAAAGCTCGCACTTGACCTGGCCATGATGAAAATGGCCAGAAGACTACTCAGTTCTGAAAGTTTTGACCTGATCCACGCCGGGGAAGAGGCTGTTTTCATGGCACGCAGATTACAGAAAAAATTCAAGATCCCATACGTCTACGACATGGACTCATCCCTACCCCAGCAGCTCTGTGAAAAGTCTTCCATACTTACCCCACTGCTGCCGGTTTTCAGAACACTCGAACGACGGGCCGTTGCAAACAGTACCGGCGTACTGCCAGTCTGCCCGTATCTTGAAAAGTTAGCCAGATCCTACAGCTCTGGGCCAATAATACAGTGCCTGGAGGATATCACCCTGCTGCCGGGAGAGCTTGATAATCACCGGAAGAAAAAAACACTCCTCCGGCTCAAGCAGGACAATATCGTGCTGATGTATGTTGGCAATCTGGAAAAGTACCAGGGGATAGACCTCTTACTCGAAGCGTTCTCCCTTTGTTATCTCGAAAACAACCGGCTGAAACTGGTCGTCATTGGCGGCAACAAAAACGACATCAGCCATTACAAACACAAGGCGACACTTCTTGGAGTTGACAGCGGAGTCATCTTCACCGGCCCCAAACCGGTGGAAGATCTCGCCTACTATCTCGACCAGGCCCATATCGTCGTCTCACCACGATGCAAGGGTTATAACACCCCGATGAAAATCTACTCGTATCTCGATTCCGGAAAACCTGTGGTGGCCACCCGCCTTGAAACCCACACCCAGGTACTCGACGATTCCATCAGCATGCTGGTAGCACCAACCGACACGGAGATGGCCGCAGGTATCATGCGCTTGGTCAACGACCGCGAGCTCGGTTCCCGGCTGGCCACACGGGCAAAGCAACGGGTGAGCGAAGAGTACACCCGTACAGCGTTTAACAGGAAGCTGAAATCGTTTTATGCCCGAATCGAACACACAATAACTACCGCCTGA
- a CDS encoding HD domain-containing phosphohydrolase: MRQDRNGSISPIGPNMRIDFGQLVHALSDTIDLVGVDELHHGKRVGFMAMECAKLMSSDPQLHLKLYRLGLLHDCGVSSSQVHNHLVTELEWVNANIHCLIGAERLRRFEPLEGFADIILYHHTRWDELKDLPIDENIKTYANLIYLTDRIDAISFMEPFTNKLSCRDRVCKNIKFLRGSHFKPELVDVVLAASERESFWITQEIEHLRDYLSQQIIEPDDIWLDENQLRKMAAIFAEIVDAKSSFTAEHSLGVSRLAAYIGQCCGLPDETVISLEIAGLLHDLGKLQVPDKILDYPGGLDGEFLSVMRQHSYVTFMILKRIKGFDQITSWAADHHEKLNGSGYPFKKTADELSIEARIVCISDIYQALAQRRPYRPPLAPYDILMVLKKEVSLHNIDPELFKIIEKNLNQCQTTATVF, from the coding sequence ATGCGTCAGGATCGTAACGGATCAATATCACCAATAGGCCCCAACATGAGAATAGATTTCGGACAATTGGTCCATGCCCTTTCAGATACTATAGATCTGGTAGGTGTTGATGAACTTCACCATGGGAAGCGGGTAGGGTTCATGGCCATGGAATGTGCCAAACTGATGAGCTCCGATCCGCAATTACATTTAAAGCTGTATCGCCTCGGCCTGCTCCATGATTGCGGAGTATCATCGAGCCAGGTCCACAACCATCTGGTCACTGAACTCGAATGGGTAAACGCCAATATCCATTGCCTCATAGGTGCCGAACGGTTAAGGCGGTTTGAACCGTTGGAGGGATTCGCGGATATCATCCTGTATCACCACACCCGATGGGATGAGTTGAAAGACTTACCCATTGATGAGAATATTAAGACCTACGCCAATTTAATTTATCTCACCGACAGGATTGATGCTATTTCCTTCATGGAACCTTTCACCAACAAGCTCTCTTGTCGCGACAGGGTTTGTAAGAATATCAAGTTTCTGAGAGGTTCACACTTCAAGCCGGAGCTTGTGGATGTGGTTCTTGCCGCCTCTGAGAGAGAATCGTTCTGGATAACTCAAGAGATAGAACATCTTCGCGATTATCTCTCACAGCAGATTATTGAACCGGATGATATCTGGCTCGATGAGAACCAGCTCAGGAAAATGGCTGCAATATTTGCTGAAATTGTTGATGCTAAAAGTAGTTTCACCGCAGAGCATTCTCTTGGGGTCTCCCGACTTGCTGCCTATATCGGCCAGTGCTGCGGTCTTCCTGATGAAACTGTCATCTCGCTTGAAATCGCCGGTCTGCTGCATGATCTGGGTAAACTCCAGGTTCCCGATAAAATTCTTGACTATCCCGGCGGCCTGGATGGTGAATTTCTCTCGGTTATGCGCCAGCACAGCTATGTCACCTTCATGATCCTGAAAAGAATTAAAGGCTTTGATCAAATTACCAGCTGGGCAGCAGATCATCATGAAAAGCTGAACGGAAGCGGTTACCCGTTCAAAAAAACCGCCGATGAGCTCAGCATAGAGGCACGAATTGTCTGCATATCTGATATTTACCAGGCACTTGCTCAGCGAAGACCCTATCGTCCTCCGCTGGCCCCCTATGATATCCTGATGGTCCTTAAAAAGGAGGTGAGCCTGCACAACATAGATCCGGAGCTGTTCAAAATTATCGAGAAAAATCTCAATCAGTGCCAGACAACCGCCACCGTTTTTTAA
- a CDS encoding glycerol-3-phosphate dehydrogenase/oxidase has product MRRDIDYLANNDFHVVIIGGGIHGSVLFRQLAETGIRVALVEKDDFGAGTSANSLKILHGGLRYLQHLNIRRIRDSVYSRKVFMKVAPHLVQPLPCVIPTSGNGIKGKSVMAAALKIFDFLSWDRNDHAPERNQAGRGTLLNREQFLKIVPQLNTDEITGGALWYDDLIVNTERMCLSFVKAGCATGGVAANYVKVRKLARTKNRISGTEVTDRLSGRTFMIRGRMVINAAGPWIDEIRRESHQASTTEDLAKAVNIVVDKQLFAGHGVGLESNDEVKDRDSKVKRSNRLYFFVPWKNCTIIGTSYSYYSGRCDELKIEDWEIEEIISEVNAIYPGAALSRNNVIHSHAGLIPAHKPVNSSRNSTPQLLKKPKIIDHQALEGLEGLLTVEGVKYTTAPAIALQVEKLLRKKAIIPNSHLTKGVGSSTADVPTGQDIQQFLNDYPRIQNSYGSYSSSLLDIMKKEANTAEPVNEGVPLLKAEVLYSIREEMAMKLSDVVLRRTDCGNGGCPSLQALEKIATLMADELDWNENRQALEVEQLYSYYQNRSGREQ; this is encoded by the coding sequence ATGCGAAGAGATATCGACTACCTGGCAAACAATGATTTCCACGTGGTGATCATCGGCGGCGGCATCCACGGAAGCGTGCTCTTCCGGCAGCTGGCGGAAACCGGCATCCGGGTGGCACTGGTGGAAAAAGACGACTTTGGCGCCGGGACATCGGCCAACAGCTTAAAAATTCTGCATGGGGGTCTGCGATATCTGCAACACCTCAACATCAGGCGTATACGTGATTCGGTCTATTCCAGGAAGGTTTTCATGAAAGTTGCCCCCCACCTTGTTCAACCGCTGCCCTGTGTTATTCCAACCAGCGGCAACGGCATCAAGGGCAAGTCTGTAATGGCCGCCGCATTGAAAATTTTTGACTTTCTCAGCTGGGACAGAAACGATCACGCACCGGAAAGAAATCAGGCAGGCCGGGGTACCCTTTTGAACAGGGAGCAATTCCTCAAAATTGTCCCCCAACTCAACACCGATGAAATCACCGGCGGAGCCCTCTGGTACGATGACCTGATCGTTAACACCGAGCGTATGTGCCTCAGCTTTGTCAAAGCGGGATGCGCTACCGGTGGAGTGGCCGCAAATTACGTGAAAGTTCGTAAGCTCGCTCGCACCAAAAACCGCATTTCAGGGACAGAAGTTACAGACAGGCTGAGCGGCAGGACCTTCATGATCAGGGGCCGGATGGTGATTAATGCGGCAGGCCCCTGGATTGACGAAATACGCAGGGAGTCGCATCAGGCCAGCACCACAGAAGACCTTGCCAAGGCTGTCAACATCGTCGTCGACAAACAGCTCTTTGCCGGTCATGGCGTCGGTCTTGAATCCAACGACGAAGTAAAGGACAGGGACAGCAAGGTAAAGCGCTCCAACCGTCTCTATTTTTTCGTCCCCTGGAAGAATTGTACCATCATCGGTACCAGCTACTCATATTACAGCGGCCGATGTGATGAATTGAAGATTGAAGACTGGGAAATCGAAGAGATTATCAGCGAAGTCAACGCCATCTATCCCGGTGCAGCACTCAGCCGGAACAACGTTATTCACAGTCACGCCGGTCTGATCCCCGCCCATAAGCCCGTGAACAGCTCCCGCAACAGTACCCCCCAGCTACTCAAAAAGCCTAAAATCATTGACCACCAGGCACTCGAAGGACTTGAGGGGTTACTTACCGTCGAAGGCGTCAAATACACCACAGCTCCTGCAATTGCCCTGCAGGTGGAAAAACTGCTGCGGAAAAAAGCTATCATTCCGAACTCTCATCTTACCAAAGGGGTTGGCAGTTCTACTGCAGACGTTCCCACCGGGCAGGATATTCAGCAATTTCTGAACGACTATCCCCGCATTCAAAACAGTTACGGCAGCTACAGTTCCTCCCTGCTGGATATCATGAAAAAGGAGGCAAATACCGCAGAGCCGGTAAACGAGGGTGTACCACTCCTGAAAGCTGAGGTGCTGTACTCCATTCGGGAAGAGATGGCCATGAAATTGAGCGATGTTGTGCTCCGCAGGACAGATTGCGGCAACGGAGGCTGCCCTTCCCTTCAGGCGCTTGAAAAGATTGCCACGCTCATGGCCGATGAACTCGACTGGAACGAAAACAGACAAGCTCTTGAAGTGGAACAACTCTACTCCTACTACCAGAACCGGTCCGGGAGGGAGCAATGA
- the eno gene encoding phosphopyruvate hydratase, which translates to MADKITAVQAMEILDSRGNPTVRVFTELEDGTISSASVPSGASTGENEAIEMRDGDKTRYLGKGVLKAVANVNDVIAPELIGMCATRQTDVDNLMLQLDGTENKSKLGANAILGVSMAVARAGAMVTGLPLYKYLGGTNARRIPVPAMNIINGGEHADNSVDFQEFMATPLGAPSFSEGLRYVAETFHVLKKILKSRGLATSVGDEGGFAPNLESNDAVMDTIMEAIVEAGYTPGKDISISLDSAASSFSPDLTSQYDLKWSGGGKMSRDELVALAIKWVEKYPIVTWEDPLAEHDWEGFRNFTAAVGDSIDIVGDDIFVTNTKYIARGIEEKTANSVLIKLNQIGTVTESIEAVRMCRDAGWRYFISHRSGETEDTFLADFAVAMDGGQLKTGSASRSERIAKYNRLLEIEHELGDSALYYWK; encoded by the coding sequence ATGGCCGATAAAATCACAGCTGTACAGGCTATGGAGATTTTGGATTCCAGGGGCAACCCCACGGTACGCGTCTTTACAGAACTTGAAGACGGCACCATTTCCAGCGCTTCGGTACCATCTGGCGCCTCTACCGGTGAAAATGAAGCCATCGAGATGCGAGACGGCGACAAAACCCGCTATCTCGGCAAAGGTGTTTTAAAAGCTGTAGCCAATGTCAACGACGTTATCGCGCCCGAACTTATCGGTATGTGCGCCACCAGACAGACGGATGTGGACAATCTGATGCTGCAGCTGGACGGCACCGAGAATAAATCGAAACTGGGTGCCAACGCTATTCTGGGAGTTTCCATGGCAGTTGCACGGGCGGGAGCGATGGTCACCGGCCTGCCACTTTATAAGTACCTGGGTGGTACCAACGCCAGACGCATTCCCGTGCCTGCCATGAATATTATCAATGGTGGAGAGCACGCTGACAACAGCGTTGACTTTCAGGAATTTATGGCAACTCCACTGGGCGCACCAAGCTTCAGTGAAGGGTTGAGGTATGTGGCTGAAACCTTCCATGTGCTGAAAAAAATACTAAAATCAAGAGGCCTGGCCACCAGTGTGGGAGATGAGGGTGGCTTTGCCCCCAACCTGGAAAGCAACGACGCGGTGATGGACACTATCATGGAGGCCATTGTTGAAGCTGGCTACACTCCGGGAAAGGATATCAGCATATCGCTGGACAGCGCCGCAAGTTCCTTTTCTCCCGACCTGACCAGCCAATATGACCTGAAATGGTCTGGTGGCGGTAAAATGTCTCGTGATGAACTGGTCGCCCTTGCCATAAAATGGGTTGAGAAGTACCCCATCGTCACCTGGGAAGACCCGCTCGCTGAACATGACTGGGAAGGTTTCAGGAACTTCACCGCCGCAGTGGGTGACTCAATCGACATTGTCGGTGATGATATCTTTGTCACCAACACCAAATATATCGCCCGCGGTATTGAGGAGAAGACAGCAAACTCCGTTCTTATCAAGCTGAACCAGATTGGTACCGTCACTGAGAGTATAGAGGCTGTGCGCATGTGCCGCGACGCAGGTTGGCGCTACTTCATCTCACACCGTTCCGGCGAAACCGAAGACACCTTTCTGGCCGATTTTGCCGTGGCCATGGATGGAGGCCAGCTGAAAACCGGTTCTGCCAGTCGGAGTGAGCGAATAGCTAAATACAACAGGTTGCTGGAAATCGAACACGAGTTGGGCGACAGTGCCCTGTATTACTGGAAATAG
- a CDS encoding ankyrin has product MSEETRKVCPTCQGKKVIEGVCEADSEWRGGQMGDEADDIRCTPEENCPTCAGKGYED; this is encoded by the coding sequence ATGTCTGAAGAAACACGAAAAGTATGCCCAACCTGCCAGGGGAAAAAAGTTATAGAGGGAGTATGTGAAGCGGATTCAGAATGGCGTGGAGGCCAGATGGGCGATGAGGCCGACGATATTCGCTGTACTCCTGAGGAAAACTGCCCTACCTGTGCAGGGAAAGGATACGAAGACTGA
- a CDS encoding polysaccharide pyruvyl transferase family protein: protein MKKITLIGSFSGRNAGDIAILANILHDFAQVRSDVQFLIPTLKPSFVTTHYGHYNVKPMGMMPWHFSLKAFGLATYRSMSSTDMVMITDNALFDRKLYNPLVNTLFSVALMAPTCKKKNIPIVFYNASVGPIETEKGRELMQTVLDATKLVTLRDSSTKELFEKLQLRSPHIHLLADAAINTLPSPDERLQKIFADENLFASDSAGTISFNVNSYIDNWSNTGKLTREQFCRIMAAAIDNVVEELGVDILLTVTQVMDEKITSEVRQYIQNAYKVRMISNRKYTCNDIVGILRGVDTHIGLRTHSLIFCAAVNTPMISINSYPKNAGFMRSIGQDDWMIEFEDLNVDYITQKVIDSWRNRNRRREELIPITSIEKEKARKAVHLVDELLG from the coding sequence ATGAAAAAAATTACGCTGATAGGCAGCTTTTCCGGACGCAATGCCGGCGATATCGCCATACTGGCAAACATCCTTCATGACTTTGCCCAAGTCCGCTCTGATGTACAGTTTCTGATCCCCACTCTTAAACCAAGCTTTGTCACTACCCATTACGGTCACTACAATGTAAAGCCCATGGGGATGATGCCCTGGCATTTCTCCCTGAAAGCCTTTGGCCTGGCCACCTATCGTTCCATGTCCAGTACCGACATGGTAATGATTACCGATAATGCCCTGTTTGACCGAAAGCTCTACAACCCTCTGGTAAACACCCTTTTCAGCGTTGCCTTGATGGCACCGACCTGCAAGAAGAAGAATATTCCCATCGTCTTTTATAACGCCAGTGTCGGGCCGATCGAGACCGAAAAAGGCCGGGAACTTATGCAGACAGTTCTCGACGCCACAAAGCTCGTTACCCTCAGGGACAGCTCGACCAAAGAACTTTTTGAAAAGTTGCAGCTCCGATCACCGCATATCCACCTGCTGGCCGATGCAGCAATCAACACCCTGCCCTCACCCGATGAGCGGCTGCAAAAGATCTTTGCCGATGAAAACCTTTTTGCCTCCGACAGCGCCGGCACTATCAGCTTTAACGTCAATTCATATATAGATAACTGGAGTAACACCGGAAAGCTGACCCGCGAACAATTTTGCCGGATCATGGCTGCCGCCATCGACAATGTGGTTGAGGAACTTGGGGTGGATATTCTTTTGACCGTAACCCAGGTGATGGATGAAAAGATCACCTCAGAAGTCCGGCAATACATCCAAAACGCGTATAAAGTTCGGATGATCTCCAACAGGAAATACACCTGCAACGATATCGTCGGCATCCTTCGGGGTGTAGACACCCATATTGGCCTGAGGACCCACTCGCTGATCTTTTGTGCCGCGGTTAATACGCCTATGATCTCGATCAACTCATACCCTAAAAATGCAGGTTTTATGCGCAGTATCGGCCAGGATGACTGGATGATAGAGTTTGAAGATTTGAACGTGGATTACATTACCCAAAAAGTCATCGACAGTTGGCGTAACCGTAACAGGCGCAGAGAGGAACTCATCCCCATAACCAGTATCGAAAAAGAAAAAGCACGTAAAGCTGTTCATCTTGTCGATGAGCTGCTGGGATAG
- the tsaA gene encoding tRNA (N6-threonylcarbamoyladenosine(37)-N6)-methyltransferase TrmO — protein sequence MSALATEQNHFYWNIKAMKTDSNSDFSSIKPIGTIHSPYTNLADMPIQPKGAAETEGRVEIFNEYAGGLADLEGFSHIYLIYLFHKATRTELSVIPFMDTVRRGVYSTRSPLRPNHLGLSLVQMTSVQNNFLNILGVDILDNTPLIDIKPYIPAFDHVENAESGWMNHSEEDVARKKSDHRFI from the coding sequence GTGTCAGCGTTAGCAACGGAGCAGAATCACTTCTATTGGAATATCAAGGCTATGAAAACAGATAGTAATTCAGATTTTTCTTCCATTAAGCCGATTGGCACTATTCACTCCCCATACACCAATCTGGCCGATATGCCCATTCAGCCCAAGGGTGCGGCCGAAACAGAAGGACGGGTAGAAATTTTCAATGAATATGCCGGTGGCCTTGCCGACCTGGAAGGCTTCAGCCACATTTACCTGATTTACCTGTTCCATAAAGCAACCCGAACTGAACTCTCCGTGATCCCTTTTATGGATACTGTCCGACGTGGAGTGTACTCAACCCGTTCACCGTTACGCCCGAATCACCTTGGACTATCCCTGGTACAGATGACTTCCGTTCAGAATAACTTTCTGAATATTCTCGGAGTAGATATTTTAGACAACACCCCCCTCATTGACATCAAACCCTACATTCCTGCATTTGATCATGTAGAAAATGCTGAAAGCGGCTGGATGAACCATTCTGAAGAGGATGTAGCTCGCAAAAAATCTGACCACCGCTTCATCTAA